A window of Hippoglossus stenolepis isolate QCI-W04-F060 chromosome 16, HSTE1.2, whole genome shotgun sequence contains these coding sequences:
- the LOC118123131 gene encoding LOW QUALITY PROTEIN: uncharacterized protein LOC118123131 (The sequence of the model RefSeq protein was modified relative to this genomic sequence to represent the inferred CDS: deleted 1 base in 1 codon) — protein sequence MSAARKELQQVLCRYVTDTLIYIDTVRGFCEDVSKWGLRRETELNMMIDIKERADIINLNIDPVSKSEQKGYAFWEYLKSKMTQVTADSRRAKLQEELDAVLKDTLVGLAKLEYFLDAVEKLAVTSLHVFTENQALCLPKGITLDCVQVVITAARLICPLLLEFKRDAQVFFLPRLQNVEVLSYELDKYIRTTQKICETLGKSSLSDFHLKMTTETVVNFDVDLSRDDMRRMLDHINQLDEIRFNKHFRTVFLFQEESFCDFISDFSKRQDRMLEFLNDLEEGAIQLDRMNMGAKISSVVGSSVGAVGGVLSIVGLALIPVTAGVSLALTMTGIGMGITSGVNSVVTTVTEIGVNRTQQNKAREVFQKFMEDVQSLQECLDKVTSQADTKMEESIITVALGVSKGLGKVGVIAKGIDAFVDAASATKLLKTEELIAGVGKVVAQEGKSLRNVPRVAADIPDIGQAVAKGPLALSKSARVGFIALNALFLGMDIFFICKDSISLAKGNETECSQWIRARATLWSSEMDSWKGIHDSLCEGRETSEKKKLFWRHHFIRRWM from the exons AAAAGAGCTACAGCAGGTGTTGTGCCGCTATGTCACAGACACCCTCATCTACATCGACACTGTAAGAGGATTCTGTGAGGACGTCTCTAAATGGGGGCTCCGTAgggagacagaattaaacatgaTGATAGATATCAAAGAGAGGGCTGACATCATCAACCTTAACATCGACCCTGTTTCTAAGTCAGAGCAAAAAGGTTATGCCTTTTGGGAATATTTGAAGAGCAAGATGACCCAAGTGACCGCAGACAGCAGGCGTGcaaagctgcaggaggagctggatgccgtgctcaaggacactttggttGGCCTGGCGAAGCTCGAATACTTCCTGGATGCAGTGGAGAAGCTGGCGGTCACTTCGCTCCATGTGTTTACGGAGAACCAGGCGCTATGTCTGCCCAAAGGGATCACCCTCGATTGTGTTCAGGTTGTCATCACTGCGGCACGGCTAatctgccctctcctcctcgaGTTCAAAAGAGACGCACAAGTCTTCTTCCTGCCCAGACTTCAGAATGTGGAAGTGCTCTCTTATGAGTTGGACAAGTACATACGGACCACGCAGAAAATCTGCGAGACGTTAGGAAAAAG CTCCCTCAGtgactttcatttgaaaatgacgACGGAAACTGTGGTGAACTTCGACGTGGATCTGTCTAGAGATGACATGCGGAGGATGCTTGATCATATTAATCAGCTGGATGAGATCAG GTTTAACAAGCACTTCAGGACGGTGTTCTTGTTTCAAGAGGAATCGTTTTGTGACTTCATCAGTGACTTCAGCAAGCGACAGGACAGGATGCTGGAGTTTCTCAACGACCTAGAGGAGGGGGCTATTCAGCTCGACAGGATGAATATGGGGGCAAAGATCTCCAGCGTGGTAGGCAGCTCGGTTGGGGCGGTTGGAGGTGTGCTCTCCATTGTTGGCTTGGCGTTAATTCCTGTGACGGCAGGGGTGTCTTTAGCTCTGACAATGACTGGGATAGGTATGGGAATCACCAGCGGAGTCAACAGCGTTGTCACCACCGTCACAGAGATCGGTGTAAATAGAACTCAACAGAACAAAGCCAGAGAGGTTTTCCAGAAATTCATGGAGGATGTGCAGAGTCTCCAGGAATGTCTGGACAAGGTGACCAGTCAAGCCGACACCAAAATGGAAGAGAGTATCATCACAGTGGCTCTGGGAGTTAGCAAGGGTCTTGGTAAAGTTGGTGTTATTGCAAAAGGTATTGATGCATTTGTTGATGCTGCCTCTGCTACTAAGTTGTTGAAAACCGAAGAGTTGATTGCAGGTGTTGGTAAGGTGGTGGCTCAGGAAGGTAAATCATTACGTAATGTGCCCAGGGTGGCTGCAGACATCCCAGATATTGGTCAGGCAGTCGCCAAAGGGCCTCTCGCTCTTTCCAAGTCAGCCAGGGTAGGTTTCATAGCACTCAATGCTCTCTTCCTCGGCATGGATATCTTCTTCATCTGTAAGGACAGCATCAGTCTGGCAAAAGGCAATGAGACCGAGTGCTCACAGTGGATCAGGGCCAGAGCTACTCTGTGGAGCTCAGAGATGGATTCATGGAAGGGGATCCACGACTCCCTGTGTGAGGGCCGGGAGacgtcagagaaaaaaaaa ctcttcTGGAGACACCATTTTATCCGGAGATGGATGTGA